From Chryseobacterium sp. H1D6B, a single genomic window includes:
- a CDS encoding zinc-dependent metalloprotease: MKNYRLVLYLGLAMASPAALAQKKDTVKTDKEKSAKTDASSKKTKKIEDLIKKGTYKKGLFNTIQVKTDIYFEIPDSLMGRQFLVVNKLSQVPMQVNEAGLNKGMNYENKVISFHRDQAAKKVWVKTVIPQVSSPKNDVITRSVKDNFSESVIEVFDIEAQNSDSTSVAVKVNKVFDGNQKSFNDVLANVGLGGSVKSNLSYIENVKTFPQNLVVKSQLTTTVNEGGVDLPVTLGVTSNIVLLSKVPMNSRNDDPRVGFFSEKHWSFSDRQQRMDEKRFITRWRLEPKDEDKEKYLRGELVEPKKPIIYYIDPATPIQWREKIIAGVYDWQAAFEKAGFKNAVIAKMPDENDKDFDIDDVRYSVITYAASPKSNAMGPSVVDPRSGEIIESDIIWWHNVMTSLQEWMRIQTGPIDPKARGNVFSDEHMGEAVRFVSSHEVGHTFGLKHNMGASYAFPVESLRSKEFTDKMGGTAPSIMDYARYNYVAQPEDGVTAITPKIGIYDKYAVEWGYRWYPDAVSEKKALKNLIEKHQDDPMYFYGEQQSYLETIDPRSQSEDLGDDAVKASEYGLKNLKIVVDNLLKWTYEDGRAYTDAGKLYLGAIGQWDLYTGHVMANVGGIYLDNTVFGSKKKAYEAVPAAVQKRAVDYLINNSIHLPEWLFFNPITEKTYPVKDSPMGPFEQTPYNLARGMQYGNLYSLFMDDRLLRMLENELKHQVSGSKEEIYTVENLFEQVRGAVFSKKGSLTILEKMAQKNYVDALIVSVNKLFEKTAVKAIKTDQTLNIPMICNFQEEAQSLRNINYSSMKRVSEVTTYKRAELQKVLNVLNKSKNKGDDASRAHCADLIIRIKEALNK; the protein is encoded by the coding sequence ATGAAGAATTACAGGCTTGTACTGTATCTGGGGCTTGCTATGGCCTCTCCGGCAGCATTGGCGCAGAAAAAAGATACTGTAAAAACCGATAAAGAAAAATCTGCTAAAACAGATGCTTCCTCAAAAAAAACTAAAAAAATTGAAGATCTGATCAAAAAAGGGACTTATAAAAAAGGTCTTTTTAATACGATCCAGGTAAAAACGGATATTTATTTTGAAATTCCGGACAGTTTAATGGGGCGTCAGTTTTTGGTAGTCAACAAACTATCCCAAGTTCCCATGCAGGTCAATGAGGCGGGTTTGAATAAAGGGATGAACTATGAAAATAAAGTCATTTCTTTTCACCGTGATCAGGCAGCCAAAAAAGTGTGGGTTAAAACTGTGATACCACAAGTTTCATCCCCTAAAAATGATGTCATTACAAGATCTGTTAAAGATAATTTTTCAGAATCAGTGATTGAAGTTTTTGATATTGAGGCACAAAACAGTGATTCTACCTCTGTAGCGGTTAAAGTAAATAAAGTTTTTGACGGAAATCAAAAAAGTTTTAACGACGTTTTAGCCAATGTTGGTCTTGGAGGATCAGTAAAATCAAATCTTTCTTATATCGAGAACGTAAAAACATTTCCTCAGAATCTTGTGGTTAAATCTCAATTGACTACCACAGTAAATGAAGGAGGTGTTGATCTGCCTGTAACGCTTGGTGTTACGAGTAATATTGTCCTGCTTTCTAAAGTACCGATGAATTCAAGAAATGACGATCCAAGAGTTGGCTTTTTCAGTGAAAAGCATTGGTCATTCAGCGACCGCCAGCAGAGAATGGATGAAAAACGTTTTATTACAAGATGGCGTTTAGAACCTAAAGATGAAGATAAAGAAAAATATCTGAGAGGAGAACTGGTAGAACCTAAAAAACCTATTATCTATTATATCGATCCTGCAACACCCATCCAATGGCGTGAAAAAATCATAGCAGGAGTTTACGATTGGCAGGCTGCTTTTGAAAAGGCTGGTTTTAAAAATGCCGTTATCGCAAAAATGCCGGATGAAAATGACAAGGATTTCGATATTGATGATGTACGGTATTCGGTGATTACGTATGCCGCTTCACCAAAATCAAATGCGATGGGGCCTTCAGTTGTAGATCCGAGAAGCGGTGAAATTATTGAGTCCGATATTATTTGGTGGCATAATGTGATGACTTCTCTTCAGGAATGGATGAGAATTCAGACCGGGCCTATAGATCCCAAAGCCAGAGGAAATGTATTCAGCGATGAGCATATGGGCGAGGCCGTCCGGTTTGTTTCTTCTCATGAAGTAGGACATACTTTTGGATTGAAACATAATATGGGAGCTTCTTATGCATTTCCTGTAGAGTCTCTGCGTTCAAAAGAATTTACAGATAAAATGGGCGGAACCGCACCTTCCATTATGGATTATGCGCGTTACAATTATGTAGCACAGCCGGAAGACGGCGTTACGGCTATTACTCCAAAAATAGGTATTTATGATAAATATGCTGTTGAATGGGGGTACCGCTGGTATCCTGATGCCGTGTCTGAGAAAAAAGCACTGAAAAATTTAATAGAAAAACACCAGGATGATCCTATGTATTTCTATGGTGAACAGCAGAGCTACTTAGAAACCATTGATCCCCGCTCGCAGTCTGAAGATTTAGGTGATGATGCTGTGAAGGCCAGCGAATATGGGCTTAAAAACTTAAAGATCGTTGTAGATAACCTTTTAAAATGGACCTATGAAGACGGCAGAGCTTACACAGATGCAGGAAAACTGTATTTGGGGGCAATAGGACAGTGGGACTTGTATACAGGCCACGTAATGGCGAATGTAGGAGGTATTTATTTGGATAATACTGTTTTTGGAAGTAAGAAGAAAGCCTATGAAGCGGTACCTGCTGCAGTCCAGAAAAGAGCGGTCGATTATCTTATTAACAATTCAATACATCTTCCGGAATGGTTGTTTTTTAATCCAATTACAGAGAAAACGTATCCTGTTAAAGATTCTCCGATGGGTCCGTTTGAACAGACTCCTTACAACTTAGCAAGAGGAATGCAGTATGGTAACCTGTATTCATTGTTTATGGACGACCGTCTGCTTAGAATGCTTGAAAATGAGTTGAAACATCAGGTTTCAGGTTCAAAAGAAGAAATATATACTGTAGAGAATTTATTTGAACAGGTTAGAGGCGCAGTTTTCAGTAAAAAAGGAAGCTTGACTATTCTTGAAAAGATGGCTCAGAAAAACTATGTGGATGCCTTGATTGTTTCTGTTAATAAATTATTTGAAAAGACAGCTGTAAAAGCCATTAAAACAGATCAGACATTGAATATTCCGATGATCTGCAATTTTCAGGAAGAAGCTCAAAGTCTTCGAAATATTAATTATTCATCAATGAAAAGGGTATCTGAAGTGACAACTTACAAAAGAGCCGAACTGCAGAAAGTGTTGAATGTATTGAATAAAAGTAAAAATAAAGGTGATGATGCTTCGAGAGCTCATTGTGCTGACTTAATCATCCGTATTAAAGAGGCTTTAAACAAATAA
- a CDS encoding histidine kinase, with the protein MKINFKHALSQKSIYIAALSACLISVAAFAVLSFLITRDSRKNNEEFARKIFFRQYETTEKEFRNIEDYQYLLRALVQKDGLKNYKDYSSVLNEVNKKRKLVPYSWYYYYNDSPGSVSSNNILSDILKNKEKVEKSVEIKNTRPGNFTNYLITHKDSIYWLSYDSLVLSNKKMLYYGSAVSLDNLHEYFTNIEKSPNHYTYVFTKEGICITHPEKKYLGKNIFDFTDIKPQDTLAGKTESGYTERNTISEYLGLEVIRFIKPLKTDNFEGYAVVNYVNFLIDENVNQTKTYTIYIFLAALVLIVTVFILFYRSTNIAYREKEKIESEKNLLLIENEKMYRAEVLNQLQQLKNNINPHFLFNSLNSLYMLIGLDRENAQKFTMNLSKIYRYLIVPPKENIVPVSQEISFIKQYMDLLKSRFDEEISFELIINDEESLEKRIPYLSLQLVTENAIKHNIATIDHPLAIIISVEKGGVIVRNTWQPKKEAVPSERFGLDYLTQIYGYFKNNNLKLSVENGFFICFLPLVE; encoded by the coding sequence TTGAAGATTAATTTTAAACACGCGTTATCTCAAAAATCTATTTATATAGCTGCTTTGTCCGCCTGTTTAATTTCGGTTGCGGCATTTGCTGTTCTGAGTTTTTTAATCACTCGTGACAGCCGAAAAAATAATGAAGAATTTGCACGGAAAATCTTTTTTCGTCAGTATGAAACTACAGAAAAAGAGTTTAGGAATATAGAAGATTATCAATACCTGCTTAGAGCTCTGGTTCAGAAAGATGGTTTGAAAAATTATAAAGATTATTCTTCCGTTTTAAATGAGGTCAACAAAAAACGCAAATTAGTCCCTTACAGCTGGTATTATTACTATAATGACAGTCCTGGGAGTGTCAGCAGCAATAATATTTTATCGGATATTCTCAAAAATAAAGAAAAAGTAGAAAAATCTGTTGAGATAAAAAATACAAGACCCGGAAATTTCACTAACTATTTAATTACCCATAAAGACAGTATTTATTGGCTGAGCTATGACTCTCTTGTTCTTTCCAATAAGAAAATGCTTTATTACGGATCTGCCGTTAGTCTGGACAACCTTCATGAATATTTTACGAATATTGAAAAAAGCCCTAACCATTATACCTATGTTTTCACGAAAGAGGGGATCTGTATTACCCATCCTGAAAAGAAATATTTAGGAAAGAATATTTTTGATTTTACAGATATTAAGCCGCAGGATACTCTGGCTGGTAAAACTGAATCAGGGTACACGGAAAGAAATACGATCTCTGAGTATCTGGGGCTTGAAGTGATCCGGTTTATAAAGCCCTTAAAAACAGATAACTTTGAAGGATACGCCGTTGTTAATTATGTCAATTTTCTTATCGATGAAAATGTAAATCAAACAAAAACGTATACGATTTATATTTTTCTGGCGGCATTAGTCCTTATTGTGACTGTTTTTATTTTGTTTTACAGATCGACCAATATTGCTTATCGGGAAAAAGAAAAAATAGAATCCGAAAAAAACCTGCTGCTTATTGAAAATGAAAAAATGTATAGAGCAGAAGTGCTGAACCAGCTTCAGCAGCTTAAAAATAACATCAATCCGCATTTTCTTTTTAATTCGCTGAATTCTCTTTATATGTTGATAGGCCTCGACAGAGAAAATGCACAGAAGTTTACGATGAATCTTTCAAAGATTTACAGATACCTTATCGTTCCTCCAAAAGAAAATATTGTTCCTGTTTCGCAGGAAATTAGTTTTATTAAACAGTATATGGATCTTTTAAAAAGCAGATTTGATGAAGAAATCAGCTTTGAATTGATTATTAATGATGAAGAAAGTTTAGAAAAGCGGATTCCCTATTTATCGCTCCAGCTTGTAACAGAAAATGCAATAAAACATAATATTGCAACGATAGACCATCCGTTAGCCATCATAATTTCCGTTGAGAAAGGTGGAGTTATTGTAAGAAACACCTGGCAGCCAAAGAAGGAAGCAGTGCCAAGTGAAAGGTTTGGGTTGGATTATTTAACTCAGATATATGGGTATTTTAAGAATAATAATCTAAAATTATCTGTAGAAAATGGATTTTTTATCTGCTTTCTTCCTTTGGTAGAGTAG
- a CDS encoding terpene synthase — MNNENFNTLELLRKQFRYPFPTLKNPNAEQLQQLTESQWIDGEYLWLYEQNPDLRKKYKKTKTAHIAAQWFPTASPERFKPICRLMLWTLYNDDLYEESNPNDIGYIHAQSIAVLKGEISAEDSGIPLGAMLATLREELLQFIPQESVSRFTQMISRYFTGLEAELKYKKNKAYPSVAECIALREKSICLYPFLQLTELETGIILPQEIHEHPVIIRLQTLACHLVTFFNEVQSVLKDEATDSIYYNIVKVIQHERQMSLKEACLEDLRLHNEDLKEFVELQASLPDFGIWQDAVVNWVHYMSMVLSGWKNISTKLERYTKDEFPCATELKDTLKKI; from the coding sequence ATGAACAATGAAAATTTTAACACCCTTGAGCTTCTCCGTAAACAGTTCAGGTATCCGTTTCCGACATTAAAAAATCCCAATGCCGAACAATTACAACAACTCACTGAAAGTCAATGGATAGACGGGGAATACCTTTGGCTTTATGAGCAGAATCCTGATCTCCGTAAAAAGTATAAAAAAACTAAAACAGCCCATATTGCGGCTCAATGGTTTCCTACTGCATCCCCGGAAAGGTTTAAACCTATCTGCAGGCTGATGCTGTGGACCCTGTATAATGATGATCTTTATGAAGAAAGCAATCCTAATGATATTGGATACATTCACGCCCAATCGATTGCTGTATTGAAGGGCGAAATAAGTGCTGAAGATTCCGGAATACCGCTAGGAGCCATGCTGGCTACTTTAAGAGAAGAACTTTTACAGTTTATTCCACAGGAATCCGTTTCCCGTTTTACCCAAATGATCAGCAGATATTTTACAGGATTAGAAGCTGAATTAAAGTACAAGAAAAATAAAGCGTATCCAAGTGTGGCTGAATGCATTGCCCTGCGAGAAAAGTCAATCTGTCTTTATCCCTTCCTGCAGCTTACAGAATTGGAAACCGGCATTATTCTTCCGCAGGAAATCCACGAACATCCAGTAATTATCCGTCTGCAGACACTTGCCTGCCACCTGGTTACTTTTTTCAATGAAGTACAATCGGTACTGAAAGATGAGGCTACCGACAGCATTTACTACAATATTGTAAAGGTGATTCAACACGAACGCCAGATGTCTCTGAAAGAAGCATGTCTGGAAGATCTTAGACTTCATAATGAAGACCTTAAAGAATTCGTAGAACTACAGGCTTCTCTGCCTGATTTTGGAATATGGCAGGACGCTGTTGTCAACTGGGTACACTATATGAGTATGGTACTTAGCGGATGGAAAAATATATCTACAAAACTGGAACGATATACCAAAGATGAATTCCCTTGTGCCACAGAGCTGAAGGATACGCTGAAAAAAATATAA